The proteins below are encoded in one region of Peribacillus muralis:
- the resA gene encoding thiol-disulfide oxidoreductase ResA codes for MEKKKRRLISRTIILLLLGAALVFALYTNFTKDKNESLRKGSDAPNFVLTDMKGKEHKLSDYKGKGVFLNFWGTYCKPCEYEMPYMEHQYQNYKDQGVEVLAVNVGESEYAVDNFITKHDLTFPVMIDQGREVENAYRVDILPVTFLIDKEGQVIDIITGALTEESIQKHMERIKP; via the coding sequence ATGGAAAAAAAGAAGCGACGCTTAATAAGCAGAACCATCATTCTGTTGCTGTTAGGTGCAGCTTTAGTGTTTGCCCTTTATACGAACTTCACTAAAGATAAGAATGAAAGTCTTAGAAAAGGATCAGATGCGCCCAATTTCGTATTGACGGATATGAAAGGCAAAGAACATAAACTGTCCGATTACAAAGGAAAAGGTGTTTTCCTGAATTTTTGGGGTACATATTGTAAGCCGTGTGAATATGAAATGCCGTATATGGAACATCAATATCAAAACTATAAAGACCAGGGTGTGGAAGTATTGGCGGTCAACGTCGGGGAATCCGAGTATGCTGTCGATAATTTCATCACAAAGCATGATCTTACCTTTCCAGTCATGATTGATCAAGGCAGGGAAGTGGAGAATGCTTATCGCGTGGATATTTTACCCGTTACCTTTTTGATTGATAAAGAGGGACAAGTGATAGATATCATCACCGGAGCTTTGACAGAAGAGAGCATCCAAAAGCATATGGA
- a CDS encoding spore maturation protein, producing MLHWMTTISIWMIPLLILSILLYGTMKRVPTYETFVEGGKEGINMSFSLIPFLVGMLVAISVFRASGALDYFVQLVNPLLALLHFPSEVLPLAIIRPISGTAALGMTSDLISVYGPDSFVGRLAGTIQGSTDTTFYVLTVYFGAVGIKKMGDALKVGLLADLIGIIAAVIVVTLVFGMN from the coding sequence ATGTTGCATTGGATGACCACCATTTCGATTTGGATGATACCGCTTTTGATTCTCTCCATCTTACTGTACGGTACAATGAAAAGAGTCCCGACCTATGAAACCTTCGTCGAAGGGGGAAAAGAAGGAATTAACATGTCTTTTTCCCTCATCCCTTTCCTTGTAGGGATGTTAGTAGCGATTTCGGTGTTTAGGGCATCAGGGGCTTTGGATTACTTTGTCCAATTGGTAAATCCATTGCTTGCACTTCTCCATTTTCCGTCCGAGGTTTTACCCCTTGCGATAATCAGGCCCATCTCGGGAACGGCTGCATTAGGCATGACAAGTGACCTGATATCGGTTTATGGACCTGATTCATTTGTTGGCCGTCTAGCTGGCACGATCCAAGGAAGCACAGATACCACCTTCTATGTATTGACGGTTTATTTTGGGGCTGTCGGGATTAAAAAAATGGGGGATGCCCTGAAGGTTGGACTCTTGGCCGATTTGATCGGAATCATAGCAGCTGTCATTGTCGTGACACTCGTTTTCGGAATGAATTAA
- a CDS encoding nucleoside recognition domain-containing protein: MVNYIWGGMFVIGIVFGMINGTMDQVNEALFVSAKEAVTLCLGLMSILVFWLGLMKIAEESGLLDKLSTLFKPFMRWLFPEVPPNHPAMGYILSNMMANTFGLGNAATPLGIKAMEQLKKLNGGKATVSRSMVTFLAINTSSVTLIPTTVIAIRMNYDAHSPTDIVFPTIIATAISAIGGIAIDRYFYYRRKRNGRE, from the coding sequence ATGGTTAATTACATTTGGGGTGGCATGTTCGTGATCGGGATTGTATTCGGGATGATCAATGGAACGATGGATCAGGTGAATGAAGCTCTTTTTGTCAGTGCAAAGGAAGCTGTCACCCTATGTCTGGGCTTGATGAGCATACTTGTTTTTTGGCTGGGCTTGATGAAGATTGCTGAGGAATCGGGATTGCTTGATAAGCTATCCACCTTGTTCAAGCCATTCATGCGATGGTTATTTCCTGAAGTCCCGCCCAACCATCCTGCCATGGGGTATATATTATCGAATATGATGGCTAATACATTCGGTCTTGGAAATGCCGCTACTCCCCTTGGGATAAAAGCCATGGAGCAGCTAAAGAAATTAAATGGCGGAAAAGCGACGGTCAGCCGCTCGATGGTCACTTTTTTGGCAATCAATACCTCAAGCGTAACGCTGATTCCTACGACTGTCATTGCGATCCGCATGAATTACGATGCCCATTCCCCAACAGACATCGTTTTTCCGACGATAATAGCCACCGCCATTTCCGCCATCGGGGGCATTGCGATCGATCGATATTTTTATTATAGGAGAAAGAGGAACGGGAGGGAATAA
- the rluB gene encoding 23S rRNA pseudouridine(2605) synthase RluB has product MERLQKVIAHAGLASRRKAEELILEGKVKVNGKVVKELGVKVGPNDKVEVNEVPLEKEAPVYFLFYKPRGVISAVSDDKNRKVVTDYFPYINERIYPVGRLDYDTSGLLVLTNDGEFANTLMHPKHEVDKVYVAKVKGMPLRESLKKLEKGIKLEDGKTAPAKTRVLSTDKKKETAIVEITIHEGRNRQVRRMFEAIGHPVIKLKREQYGFLTLDGLTAGDSRELTPHEVKLMRTMASTDPKQRRM; this is encoded by the coding sequence ATGGAACGATTACAAAAGGTGATAGCGCATGCTGGACTGGCTTCCCGCCGTAAAGCAGAAGAGTTGATTTTGGAAGGTAAGGTCAAGGTGAATGGCAAAGTAGTGAAGGAATTGGGTGTGAAGGTGGGTCCTAATGATAAGGTTGAGGTCAATGAAGTCCCGCTTGAAAAAGAAGCTCCGGTTTATTTCCTCTTCTATAAACCGCGCGGGGTCATTTCGGCCGTTTCGGATGATAAGAATAGAAAGGTCGTTACGGATTATTTCCCTTACATCAATGAACGGATATATCCAGTCGGTCGCTTGGATTACGATACATCCGGTTTGTTGGTATTGACCAATGACGGAGAATTTGCAAATACATTAATGCATCCCAAGCATGAAGTGGATAAAGTGTATGTGGCAAAAGTGAAAGGAATGCCTCTTCGTGAGAGTTTGAAAAAGCTGGAAAAAGGCATCAAGCTGGAAGATGGCAAGACAGCCCCAGCCAAGACAAGGGTATTGTCGACCGACAAAAAAAAGGAAACGGCCATTGTTGAAATCACGATACATGAGGGCAGGAACAGACAGGTACGCCGCATGTTCGAAGCGATTGGACATCCCGTGATTAAATTGAAGCGGGAACAATACGGATTTTTGACCTTGGATGGCTTAACTGCAGGGGATTCCAGGGAGCTTACTCCGCATGAGGTCAAATTGATGCGTACCATGGCATCGACCGACCCTAAACAAAGAAGGATGTAA